The region TTATTCACGTATGGCATGGAGAACTGGTCTATGACTATCTTCAGCCCAGAATATTCAAAGACAAAATCTCCTTCCTCTATGGTGTCGTCAAAACCCATGGCGTATTGGAACCCAGAGCAACCTCCTGGGACAACCCTTATTCTTAAAATGGGCTCTGCTATGTTGTTCTCCTTTGCTATACGTGTCACCTCTTGCACTGCCTTCT is a window of Thermocrinis sp. DNA encoding:
- a CDS encoding iron-sulfur cluster assembly accessory protein — encoded protein: MQQIAYNFFATEKAVQEVTRIAKENNIAEPILRIRVVPGGCSGFQYAMGFDDTIEEGDFVFEYSGLKIVIDQFSMPYVNNAELDYVMDFMGGGFTIRNPNVTGSCGCGNSFSCG